One genomic region from Harpia harpyja isolate bHarHar1 chromosome 1, bHarHar1 primary haplotype, whole genome shotgun sequence encodes:
- the ABCF2 gene encoding ATP-binding cassette sub-family F member 2, whose translation MPSDLAKKKAAKKKEAAKARQRPRRAPEENGDAGTEPQEVRPPEANGTSLPEVDALTKELEDFELKKAAARAVTGVLASHPNSTDVHIINLSLTFHGQELLSDTKLELNSGRRYGLIGLNGIGKSMLLSAIGKREVPIPEHIDIYHLTREMPPSDKTPLQCVMEVDTERAMLEREAERLAHEDAECEKLLELYERLEELDADKAEARASRILHGLGFTPAMQRKKLKDFSGGWRMRVALARALFIRPFMLLLDEPTNHLDLDACVWLEEELKTFKRILVLISHSQDFLNGVCTNIIHMHNRKLKYYTGNYDQYVKTRLELEENQMKRFHWEQDQIAHMKNYIARFGHGSAKLARQAQSKEKTLQKMMASGLTERVVNDKTLSFYFPPCGKIPPPVIMVQNVSFKYTKDGPWIYNNLEFGIDLDTRVALVGPNGAGKSTLLKLLTGELLPTDGMIRKHSHVKIGRYHQHLQEQLDLDLSPLEYMLKCYPEIKEKEEMRKIIGRYGLTGKQQVSPIRNLSDGQKCRVCFAWLAWQNPHMLFLDEPTNHLDIETIDALADAINEFEGGMMLVSHDFRLIQQVAQEIWVCEKQTITKWQGDILAYKEHLKSKLVDEDPQLTKKTHNV comes from the exons ATGCCTTCGGACCTGGCCAAGAAGAAGGCGGCCAAGAAGAAGGAGGCGGCCAAGGCCCGGCAgcggccgcgccgggccccgGAGGAGAACGGCGATGCCGGGACGGAGCCGCAGGAGGTCCGGCCCCCGGAGGCCAACGGAACGTCGCTGCCAG AGGTGGATGCTCTTACAAAGGAGCTGGAGGACTTTGAATTAAAGAAAGCTGCTGCCCGTGCTGTGACAGGAGTGCTGGCCTCCCATCCCAACAGCACTGATGTGCACATCATTAACCTCTCGCTGACCTTCCAtggccaggagctgctgagtGATACAAAACTCGAGCTGAACTCCGGGAGGCGCTACGGCTTGATTGGACTCAACGGGATTG GGAAATCCATGCTTTTGTCAGCTATTGGGAAACGAGAAGTGCCCATCCCAGAGCATATTGACATCTATCACCTGACCCGAGAGATGCCTCCCAGTGACAAGACCCCTTTACAGTGTGTGATGGAAGTGGATACAGAGAGGGCCATGTTAGAACGAGAGGCGGAACGTCTGGCTCATGAAGATG CGGAGTGTGAGAAACTCTTGGAGTTATATGAACGTCTGGAGGAGCTGGATGCTGACAAGGCAGAAGCACGGGCCTCACGTATCCTTCACGGCTTGGGGTTCACGCCAGCcatgcagaggaagaagctgaagGACTTTAGTGGTGGCTGGCGAATGAGGGTGGCTCTTGCTAG aGCCCTCTTCATTCGGCCTTTCATGCTGCTGCTAGATGAGCCCACAAACCACCTTGACCTGGATGCCTGTGTGTGGTTGGAGGAAGAGCTGAAAAC GTTCAAGCGGATCCTTGTGCTGATATCCCACTCCCAGGACTTCTTGAATGGTGTCTGTACTAACATAATCCACATGCACAACCGCAAACTGAAGTACTATACG GGAAATTATGATCAGTATGTAAAGACTCGCTTGGAACTAGAAGAAAATCAAATGAAGCGATTCCACTGGGAGCAAGATCAGATTGCCCATATGAAG AATTACATTGCACGATTTGGTCATGGTAGTGCGAAGCTGGCCAGGCAAGCTCAGAGCAAGGAGAAGACCCTTCAAAAAATGATGGCTTCTGGCTTGACAGAGAGAGTTGTGAATGATAAG ACTTTGTCATTCTATTTCCCACCCTGTGGGAAAATCCCCCCTCCTGTCATCATGGTGCAGAATGTCAGCTTCAAATACACCAAGGATGGG CCATGGATCTATAATAACCTGGAGTTTGGGATTGACCTGGATACCCGTGTAGCTCTTGTTGGACCCAATGGAGCTGGAAAGTCAACACTGCTGAAACTGCTCACAGGAGAG CTTCTGCCCACAGATGGGATGATTCGCAAGCACTCGCATGTGAAGATCGGTAGATACCACCAG CACTTGCAAGAGCAGTTGGACTTAGACCTCTCACCCCTGGAGTACATGTTGAAATGCTACCCAGAGAtcaaggagaaggaggagatgaGGAAAATCATTGGCAGATATGGTCTGACAGGGAAGCAGCAG GTGAGCCCCATTAGGAACCTCTCTGATGGGCAGAAGTGCCGTGTGTGCTTTGCGTGGCTGGCCTGGCAGAATCCTCACATGCTTTTCCTGGATGAGCCCACCAACCACTTGGACATAGAAACAATAGATGCTCTGGCAGATGCTATCAATGAATTTGAAGGAGGAATGATGCTTGTCAGCCATGACTTCAGACTCATCCAACAG GTTGCACAGGAGATCTGGGTCTGTGAGAAGCAGACAATCACAAAGTGGCAAGGCGACATCCTCGCCTACAAGGAACATCTCAAGTCAAAGCTGGTGGATGAGGATCCACAGCTCACCAAAAAGACCCACAATGTGTGA
- the CHPF2 gene encoding chondroitin sulfate glucuronyltransferase produces MRLAALLAALRPVLPLVLGLSLGCSLSLLRASWSQSGGEDRCLGVAGRPGPLAGGARLEAADGRPGLGHEDFRPRIVPYYRDPNKPYKKVLRTRYIQTELGFHERLFVAVLTSKATLNTLAVAVNKTVAHHFPRLLYFTGLRSAKVPHGMVLVAHGDERPIWLMYETMHYIHQHFGSDYDWFYIMQDDTYAQAEQVKALVTHLSINQDVYLGRAEEFIGGDEQARYCHGGFGYLISRSLLLKLHPHLDSCRNEILSVRPDEWLGRCIIDFLGITCVSQLQGQHYHTYELAKNTEPEKEEEEEFQAALAVHPVSDMTLMYRLHKHFSRIQLDRAYQEIQDLQMQIRNLTSLTPAGEAGLTWPVGINAPFLPKSRFEVISWDYFTEQHLFSCPDGSPKCELSGAGKADVSEIIESALEQLNSRYQPLLRFSKRQLLNGYRRFDPTRGMEYTLDLLLEAVTQKGHSHILAKRVSLVRPLSKVEIIPMPYVTEATRVQLVLPLTVQDLDFVANFLDMFAMNTLDTHDNALLTLLFIYHPYDAQRVSQVDVFAGVKAMVGELEKRYAEVKIPWISVKTEVPSQVKLMDIVSKKHPVDTLFFLASVWTEINMEFLNRCRMNTISNWQVFFPVHFQEFNPALVYRGEQTASSSTDFLRDGHFDRYSFAEACFYNSDYMTARTKLAADILDRDEVLESMEVFDVFLHYSGLHLFRAVEPGLVQKYALRSCNPRLSEELYHRCVLSNLEGLASRSHLAMALFEQEQANST; encoded by the exons ATGCGCCTGGCTGCGCTGCTGGCTGCGCTGCGGCCCGTGCTGCCGCTCGTCCTGGGCCTCTCCCTTGGCTGTAGCCTGAGCCTGCTGCGCGCCTCCTGGAGCCAGAGCGGAGGCGAGGACCGGTGCCTGGGGGTGGCCGGCCGGCCCGGGCCCCTAGCCGGCGGAGCGCGTCTGGAGGCAGCGGATGGAAGGCCGGGCCTCGGCCACGAGGACTTCAGGCCTAGGATTGTTCCGTACTACAGAGACCCCAACAAGCCTTACAAAAAAGTGCTCAG AACTCGCTATATCCAGACAGAATTGGGATTCCATGAGAGActgtttgtggctgtgctgacCTCCAAGGCTACCCTGAATACGTTGGCAGTGGCAGTGAACAAGACAGTGGCCCATCACTTCCCACGCCTGCTGTACTTTACGGGGTTGCGCAGTGCCAAAGTGCCTCATGGCATGGTGCTGGTGGCCCATGGCGATGAGCGTCCCATTTGGCTCATGTACGAGACCATGCACTATATCCATCAGCATTTTGGTTCTGACTATGACTGGTTCTACATCATGCAAGATGACACTTATGCCCAGGCTGAACAGGTCAAGGCTCTGGTGACGCACCTAAGTATTAACCAAGATGTCTACCTGGGACGAGCGGAGGAGTTTATCGGGGGAGATGAGCAGGCCCGCTACTGTCATGGTGGCTTTGGCTACCTGATCTCCCGCAGCCTGCTGCTTAAGCTCCATCCGCACCTGGACAGCTGTCGCAATGAGATCCTCAGTGTGCGGCCAGATGAGTGGCTGGGACGTTGCATCATCGATTTCCTTGGCATCACTTGTGTTTCCCAGCTCCAG GGCCAGCATTATCACACCTATGAATTGGCCAAAAATACTGAGccggagaaggaggaagaagaggagttTCAAGCAGCTCTTGCTGTGCACCCTGTTTCTGACATGACTCTGATGTACCGGCTGCATAAGCACTTCAGCAGGATCCAGCTGGACAGAGCCTACCAGGAGATCCAGGACCTCCAG ATGCAGATCAGGAACCTGACGTCACTGACCCCTGCAGGTGAGGCAGGCTTGACGTGGCCTGTGGGCATTAATGCCCCATTTCTTCCAAAGTCACGTTTTGAGGTAATCAGCTGGGACTACTTCACTGAGCAGCAcctcttctcctgtcctgacgGCTCCCCCAAGTGTGAGCTCTCTGGAGCTGGCAAAGCAGATGTCAGTGAAATCATTGAGTCCGCACTTGAGCAACTTAACAGCCGCTACCAGCCTCTGCTCCGCTTCAGCAAGCGGCAGTTGCTGAATGGCTATCGGCGTTTTGACCCCACACGGGGCATGGAATATACGTTGGACCTACTGCTGGAGGCAGTGACCCAAAAGGGCCACAGTCACATTCTGGCCAAACGAGTGAGCTTGGTGCGGCCCTTAAGTAAGGTGGAAATTATTCCCATGCCATATGTGACAGAGGCCACACGGGTGCAACTGGTGCTTCCCTTGACAGTACAGGACCTGGATTTTGTGGCAAACTTCCTGGATATGTTTGCTATGAACACACTGGACACGCATGATAATGCCTTGCTGACTTTGCTTTTCATCTACCATCCCTATGATGCCCAGCGAGTCAGTCAGGTGGATGTTTTTGCTGGAGTCAAAGCCATGGTAGGAGAGCTGGAGAAGCGCTATGCAGAAGTTAAAATCCCCTGGATTAGTGTTAAAACTGAGGTGCCATCACAAGTGAAACTCATGGATATAGTCTCAAAGAAGCACCCTGTGGATACACTATTCTTCTTGGCCAGTGTCTGGACAGAAATCAACATGGAGTTCCTGAACCGCTGCCGCATGAATACCATCAGTAATTGGCAGGTCTTTTTCCCAGTGCATTTCCAAGAGTTCAACCCTGCACTTGTGTACCGTGGTGAGCAGACTGCATCCTCCAGCACTGACTTCCTGAGGGACGGGCATTTTGACAGATACTCCTTTGCTGAGGCCTGCTTTTATAACTCTGACTATATGACGGCACGTACCAAGCTAGCAGCTGATATCCTAGACCGAGATGAGGTGCTGGAGAGCATGGAGGTATTTGATGTCTTCCTCCACTATTCTGGTCTGCACCTATTTAGGGCTGTGGAGCCAGGGTTAGTGCAGAAGTACGCACTGAGGAGCTGCAATCCCCGGCTTAGTGAGGAGTTATACCACCGCTGTGTGCTTAGTAACTTGGAAGGACTCGCATCCCGCTCACATTTAGCCATGGCCCTCTTTGAGCAGGAACAGGCCAACAGCACTTGA
- the LOC128152120 gene encoding late histone H2B.L4 produces MSAEAGKKRGHAPASGDRKSRRKPKRKETYSVYIYKVLKQVHPDTGISSKAMSIMNSFVNDIFERLASEASRLAQYNRRSTITSREVQTAVRLLLPGELAKHAVSEGTKAVTKYTSSK; encoded by the exons ATGAGTGCAGAAGCCGGGAAGAAGCGTGGTCATGCTCCTGCCTCTGGGGACAGGAAGTCTAGGAGGAAGCCTAAGAGAAAGGAAACCTATTCGGTCTATATCTACAAAGTACTGAAGCAG GTGCACCCAGACACCGGCATCTCCTCGAAGGCCATGAGCATCATGAACTCCTTCGTCAACGATATCTTCGAGCGGCTGGCCTCAGAGGCCTCGCGCCTGGCCCAGTACAACCGCCGCTCCACCATCACCAGCCGCGAGGTGCAGACGGCCGTGaggctcctgctgcccggcgagctGGCCAAGCACGCCGTCTCCGAGGGCACCAAGGCCGTCACCAAGTACACCAGCAGCAAGTGA